The following are from one region of the Verrucomicrobiota bacterium genome:
- a CDS encoding ABC transporter ATP-binding protein: MLTIKKLNKTYTNGIKALSDVSLEIPYGIFGLLGPNGAGKSTLMRTLATLQIADSGVVRLDEMDLFENPQESRKQLGFLPQDFGVYPNVSAEEMLEQIAVFKGFTHPAVRKEMVKHQLDLVNLYQKRKQKLGTFSGGMRQRFGIAQAMLGSPKLMIVDEPTAGLDPTERIRFHNLLAAISEDRTLILSTHIVEDVTDLCLNMAIMSCGKVVRKGKPLELIESLKGKVWTKEVDFKSMEKWKVGYPTLIQKMNQGKPWVRIIRDEAPEDDFEQTEGNLEDVYNEALLGNNYSSQPDESDALSIA, from the coding sequence ATGTTGACTATCAAAAAATTGAACAAAACATACACTAATGGCATTAAGGCCCTCTCTGATGTGTCCTTAGAAATTCCCTATGGTATTTTTGGACTCTTAGGTCCTAATGGTGCTGGAAAATCAACACTCATGCGCACGCTTGCAACCTTGCAAATAGCAGATTCGGGGGTTGTGAGGTTGGACGAAATGGATTTGTTTGAAAATCCTCAAGAATCTCGCAAGCAGTTAGGATTTCTACCTCAGGATTTTGGAGTCTATCCAAACGTTAGCGCCGAGGAAATGCTAGAGCAAATTGCTGTTTTTAAGGGCTTTACACATCCCGCTGTAAGGAAAGAGATGGTTAAACATCAACTAGATTTGGTCAATCTTTACCAGAAAAGAAAGCAAAAGCTTGGAACTTTTTCAGGTGGAATGCGTCAGCGGTTTGGTATTGCTCAAGCCATGTTGGGTTCGCCTAAGTTAATGATAGTAGATGAGCCGACTGCTGGCTTGGATCCTACAGAGCGTATTCGCTTTCACAACTTACTTGCTGCGATTAGTGAGGATCGGACATTGATTTTATCCACGCATATTGTCGAAGATGTCACAGATCTCTGTTTGAACATGGCCATTATGAGTTGCGGAAAAGTTGTTCGTAAAGGAAAGCCATTAGAACTTATTGAATCTCTGAAAGGAAAAGTATGGACGAAGGAAGTAGATTTTAAGTCTATGGAAAAGTGGAAAGTGGGTTACCCGACTCTCATACAGAAAATGAATCAAGGTAAGCCTTGGGTTCGCATTATTCGTGATGAAGCTCCTGAAGATGATTTCGAGCAAACGGAAGGCAATTTAGAAGATGTCTATAATGAAGCTTTGCTAGGTAATAACTATAGCTCACAACCTGATGAGAGCGACGCGTTATCTATTGCCTAA
- a CDS encoding MbtH family NRPS accessory protein — protein sequence MTTTNDTLKYLVVISEEGRYSIWPEYKTIPWGWKAEGKGGSKDECLKHISKVWTDMRPISLRKQMDGE from the coding sequence ATGACAACAACAAATGACACATTAAAATACCTGGTAGTAATAAGTGAAGAAGGCCGATATTCCATATGGCCCGAGTACAAAACCATTCCTTGGGGGTGGAAAGCAGAGGGTAAAGGAGGTTCAAAAGATGAATGCTTAAAGCATATATCTAAGGTCTGGACTGATATGCGCCCCATTAGCCTTAGAAAGCAAATGGATGGTGAATAG
- a CDS encoding siderophore biosynthesis protein produces the protein MSTPALTLWKQFHWLFFINTQGLLVCLRRLKNALQANQIEEAKIEFKTAVSLLRASGASMEMAGQFSKAEYEKEVRPTMQAPQMPNDNFSGLMSRDHSALVRLWYELRPFFKNLPQELHPYHRDFYKAYEFLANSHRAVCKRFVGSENGSIRTENNSAIDILDMYLRNRSNIIAPKKISGCPIHQN, from the coding sequence GTGAGTACGCCCGCCTTAACATTATGGAAACAATTTCACTGGTTATTTTTTATCAATACCCAGGGACTATTGGTTTGCTTGCGCCGCTTAAAAAACGCACTGCAAGCAAATCAAATTGAAGAAGCAAAAATCGAATTTAAAACCGCTGTTTCTCTCCTTCGAGCATCCGGAGCTTCCATGGAAATGGCGGGGCAATTTTCAAAAGCCGAATATGAAAAAGAGGTAAGGCCTACTATGCAGGCACCTCAAATGCCCAATGATAATTTTAGTGGTCTAATGTCCCGTGATCATTCTGCGCTTGTTCGGCTTTGGTATGAGCTTCGACCTTTTTTCAAAAATCTTCCTCAAGAACTTCACCCGTACCATCGAGACTTTTACAAAGCCTACGAATTTCTCGCTAACTCCCATCGAGCTGTCTGTAAACGGTTCGTAGGAAGTGAAAACGGAAGCATTCGCACAGAAAATAACTCAGCCATTGATATTCTAGATATGTACCTCCGCAACCGCAGTAACATTATAGCACCCAAAAAAATATCAGGGTGCCCTATTCACCAAAATTGA
- a CDS encoding amino acid adenylation domain-containing protein: MKKVLPDSIEDLYPLSPTQQGMLFHSIAEQGSGVYIVQAGFSIRGAIKVSVLKEAWQLLVQQHQTLRTAFVWEKVEAPLQVVGKTARIPFEELDWQNAYSLAGAPGHLENWSLYQDWKESDRKSGFTLTRAPLMRLTLMKLQTNFYHLVWSYHHLILDGWSLPLLLKDWTLIYKSILSGTKLQLSSPPSFKKYISWLKNYDQSKSEDYWKKLLSGAYEATRLGLKQNEDSSIGVSKLEQSLDKTLTKKLSAHARKQHLTLSTIIQGAWALLLSQYGDQKDIIFGLARSGRPPELPEYEHGVGLFITTLPIRTQVDQNASLFDWLRTLQSQQLEQQPFESTPLAKVRALSQSPKDQPLFNSVVVFENYPLLNSRLKNDPSLAFSDVILSEQTNYPLSLYAIAGESLELRLLFPKNHFSKTEIRAFLDSYLSILRSIAKLETYTSEIKNLLPTFQPPVQSIGPRLEKHSLINTNAAFMQQTQSYPEKKALIFQDESISYSELTQRVDCLAQYLHSLGIKEGDPVGILLPRSLEIVIALLATFRIGAYYIPLDPSHPKARLEMIREDCNMKVLIVNHESKSILSDNGTNLINLSLIDLSQTSKNQPLDLPHNDLQSLAYTIYTSGTTGKPKGVKISHLNLANFLVSMQKRLDFSAQRRCLAVTTIAFDIAVLELLLPLTTGGTVIIASKEEVLDGEKLVELIQKHNIDTLQSTPSGWQTILPHWSKMLPSNKPSEFTILCGGEPLDLTLAKKLCATGASIWNVYGPTETTIWSGALQLNDENLANDFVPIGAPLNNTSFYLLDSKHKHVPTGVTGEIFIGGLGLSPGYHNRHDLNQERYRSIDVNGEFTRLYQTGDLARYHADGTLEFLGRTDGQIKLRGHRIELAEIEVALQSHPSIDQAIVVLQHKGTPEARLLAAIKTKISFHGQELNQELRNYLLEKLPTYMLPTVYHPIESFPLTPNKKIDRRALEKLEILSKSNKKTPPRTQVEKQLATIWYRILQIDSPNIHDNFFEIGGHSLLVLRARSEIREKLGIELAITDFFNYPTLHSLANHLSQLNESSNMIQDRQDALSAGKLRLKQRRTQRPSQQPTVKV; this comes from the coding sequence TTGAAAAAAGTACTACCAGACTCCATTGAAGACCTCTACCCGCTGTCTCCAACACAGCAAGGCATGCTTTTTCACAGCATCGCAGAGCAAGGTTCAGGGGTCTACATTGTTCAAGCCGGTTTTTCTATTAGGGGAGCTATCAAAGTTAGTGTCTTAAAAGAAGCCTGGCAATTACTAGTCCAGCAACACCAGACGCTTAGAACTGCCTTTGTATGGGAAAAAGTAGAAGCCCCTCTACAAGTAGTTGGCAAAACAGCTAGGATTCCATTCGAAGAACTCGATTGGCAAAATGCGTACTCACTTGCAGGAGCTCCCGGTCATTTAGAAAATTGGAGTTTATACCAAGATTGGAAAGAATCTGATCGAAAATCAGGCTTCACACTCACCCGGGCCCCTCTGATGAGACTCACCCTGATGAAGCTCCAAACAAATTTTTATCATTTAGTTTGGAGCTATCACCACCTAATACTCGACGGTTGGTCTCTACCTCTTCTTCTTAAAGATTGGACTCTAATTTATAAATCCATCCTTTCTGGAACCAAATTGCAACTATCCTCTCCACCCTCATTTAAAAAATATATTAGCTGGCTCAAAAACTATGACCAATCTAAGTCGGAAGACTATTGGAAAAAGCTACTATCCGGTGCTTATGAAGCTACCCGACTAGGTTTAAAACAGAACGAAGACTCATCAATAGGTGTTTCCAAACTAGAGCAATCTCTTGACAAAACTCTTACAAAAAAACTTTCAGCGCATGCTCGAAAACAACATCTCACCCTAAGCACTATCATCCAAGGCGCATGGGCACTCTTACTTTCACAATACGGCGACCAAAAAGATATCATCTTTGGACTCGCCCGCTCAGGAAGGCCTCCAGAATTGCCTGAATACGAACACGGGGTTGGACTCTTCATTACCACCCTACCCATTCGAACTCAAGTCGATCAAAACGCATCATTATTCGATTGGCTCAGAACCTTGCAATCGCAACAACTAGAGCAACAACCTTTTGAATCAACACCTCTTGCCAAAGTAAGGGCTCTAAGCCAATCACCTAAAGATCAGCCTCTTTTTAATAGCGTCGTTGTCTTTGAAAATTACCCTCTTCTTAATTCTCGGCTCAAAAATGATCCCTCTCTTGCCTTTTCGGATGTCATCCTGTCAGAGCAAACCAATTACCCCTTAAGCCTCTATGCTATAGCGGGAGAAAGCCTAGAGCTACGTCTTCTTTTCCCTAAAAATCATTTTTCTAAGACAGAGATAAGAGCATTCCTAGATAGCTATCTCTCCATCCTCCGCTCTATCGCAAAATTAGAAACCTACACCAGCGAAATTAAAAACCTCCTTCCCACTTTTCAACCCCCAGTTCAAAGTATTGGACCGAGACTAGAAAAACATAGTCTAATAAACACAAATGCCGCATTCATGCAACAGACTCAGAGTTACCCTGAAAAAAAGGCTCTGATCTTCCAAGATGAATCCATAAGCTACTCTGAACTTACACAACGTGTTGATTGTCTAGCCCAATACCTTCATTCACTAGGCATCAAAGAAGGGGACCCCGTAGGAATTCTTTTACCTCGTTCGCTTGAGATAGTTATAGCTCTTCTAGCAACGTTCCGTATTGGAGCATACTACATCCCTTTGGACCCATCTCACCCCAAAGCTCGTCTAGAAATGATTAGAGAGGATTGCAACATGAAAGTCCTTATTGTCAATCATGAGTCGAAATCTATTCTTTCGGACAATGGAACAAACCTCATCAACCTATCTCTAATAGACCTATCTCAAACATCAAAAAATCAACCTCTTGATTTACCTCATAACGACCTTCAATCACTTGCCTACACCATTTATACCAGTGGAACAACTGGTAAACCTAAAGGCGTAAAAATCTCTCACCTAAATTTGGCTAATTTTTTAGTGTCTATGCAGAAGCGGCTGGATTTTAGTGCTCAGCGCCGTTGCTTAGCAGTAACCACCATTGCTTTTGACATAGCCGTGCTTGAACTTCTACTACCACTAACTACCGGAGGAACTGTCATCATAGCCAGTAAGGAAGAAGTCCTAGATGGTGAAAAGCTCGTTGAGTTAATCCAAAAGCACAACATCGATACACTTCAATCTACTCCTTCTGGTTGGCAGACCATTCTTCCGCATTGGTCCAAAATGCTTCCTAGTAATAAGCCAAGTGAGTTCACAATTCTTTGTGGCGGAGAGCCTCTAGATTTAACCCTCGCAAAGAAATTATGCGCTACTGGAGCATCTATATGGAATGTGTATGGACCAACCGAAACCACTATATGGTCAGGTGCTTTACAGCTTAATGACGAAAACCTAGCCAACGACTTCGTCCCTATTGGAGCTCCTCTAAATAATACCAGCTTTTATTTGCTGGACTCCAAGCACAAACATGTTCCAACTGGCGTGACAGGTGAAATTTTTATTGGAGGTCTAGGCCTAAGCCCCGGTTATCACAACAGACATGATCTCAACCAAGAGAGATACCGCTCAATTGACGTTAATGGAGAATTCACTCGCCTTTATCAAACCGGTGACCTAGCCCGTTATCATGCAGATGGAACTTTGGAATTTTTAGGCAGAACAGACGGTCAAATCAAACTCCGTGGACATCGAATTGAATTAGCTGAAATCGAAGTCGCCCTGCAAAGCCATCCATCTATTGACCAAGCTATAGTTGTTTTGCAACACAAAGGAACTCCAGAAGCAAGATTATTGGCTGCAATTAAGACCAAGATTTCTTTTCATGGGCAAGAACTAAATCAAGAACTACGAAACTATCTTTTAGAAAAACTGCCAACTTATATGCTTCCAACTGTCTATCATCCGATTGAAAGCTTTCCACTAACGCCTAATAAAAAGATTGATCGTAGAGCTTTGGAAAAACTGGAAATTCTCTCTAAAAGCAATAAAAAAACACCTCCTCGCACTCAGGTTGAAAAACAACTCGCCACAATTTGGTATAGGATTCTACAGATCGACTCGCCTAACATCCATGATAATTTTTTCGAAATTGGGGGACATTCTTTACTCGTTCTCAGAGCTAGAAGTGAAATCCGAGAGAAGCTCGGCATTGAATTAGCCATTACCGATTTCTTTAATTACCCAACGCTGCATTCTCTGGCAAATCACCTCTCACAACTCAATGAATCGAGTAATATGATCCAAGACCGGCAAGATGCACTAAGCGCTGGCAAACTGCGCTTAAAACAACGCCGTACTCAAAGACCTTCTCAACAACCAACTGTAAAAGTATGA